GACCTGCCCATGTCGACGTCACCAACCCCGAGGCCATCACCGGAGGGGAGCTGCTGGAACCCGATGACGTCTATCGCGCCAGGCTGCTCGGCGTACCCCGCACGCTCTGGACCCAGGACGCCCTGGTGACCCGGATCCTGGACCTTCCCGGCGTCCGTGATGCCGCGGTCTTCGACCCGCTCGGCGGCGTGGACCCCTCGGACGGCCGGTTCGGCAGCTACCGCTTTGGACAACACGTGTTCTCCGGCAGCAGCCAGACCGGCTCCCCGTACCAGTTCGACGTCGTGGTGGCCGTCGAGCCCGGCTGGCCGTGGTTCAGGGAGGAGGGTGACATCCCGGCCGTGCACGACGTTGTGATGGACACCGTGCGCCAGTGGCGGCCGGTATCTGTCTTCCCCCGCGTCAAACCGGCCAACCAGGTCGACGTCGGCATCCGGGCCACGTTGGTGACCGATGCCGGACACAATGCCGACGCCATCAGGGGCCAACTCCTGGCCGCCCTGCACGAGGGCGTCGACCGGCTCCGGCTCGGCCGCGCCGTGCTCCACTCGGACGTCGTCCTGACCGCCCGGTCGACCCCGGGTGTGGTCGACGTGCAGAACCTTCGACTGCGCCGCAAAGCCCCGGTGTTCGGCGGCGTCATCCACCGCGGCGCGGTGTTCGGCAGCGCCCAAGAGCTCTCCGTCGGCGAGAACCTCCGGCTGGCGGCCGACGAGGTTGCCCGGTTTGCGATAGACAGCCCACTGATCGACATCCAGGTCTCGAACCTATGACCATCGACTTCCTCGGCATCATGCAACGCGGCCTCACCCCGGCCTACGACCGGGGCATGGAGCGGCTCGACATCACGCTCGAACCGGTCCCCGGGACACGGACACTGCTCGCCAGATACGGCTTTGAGGAGTACCTGAACCGGTACGGGCGGTTCCCGGACTCACCTCGCTACCTGCTGGCCCCTCGGCGGGAGCCCGCCGAACCGCTCACGGTCCGCGTCTTCTTCACCCGGGGCACGCCGCAGGGCGCAGCCCCCGAAGAGTCCGTCGACGTGCCGGTCCCCGTGGGCTGGCCAGCCGACCGGACCATGGCCGTGCCCCTTCCCGTCCGGGATGGCGAACGGACCCACCAATGGACACTCACCCGAGTCGAGCCGCTGGCTCCCGCCCCGCCGACGTCCGATGCCTGGCGTCTCACCGCACTGCTGGGCAACCTCGCCAAGGCCCTGTGGGTGATCGGGCACGACTACGAGGACCTGAGCGGACGCCTCGCCGAGGTCGCCGACCAACGCAGTGCTCGCACCGCGCGCGGCGCGAGCCTGGACCTGCTGGGCCTGGACCTCGGCGCGCCCCGCTTCCCTCCCAGGCCGCACACCTGGGACGAGGACACCGTGGCCCTCTACCACCTGGACGAGGTGGCCGGGGACGACGCCACCGTGGTCAGCGTAGGCGAGCGGTTCGGCGCCCCCAGCCACCGGTGCACCAACACGGGTGCCCGTGGCGGGCGTACCGGCCGGTTCTCACGAGCCTTCTCTTTCTCCGGCGCCGCCCGCGTCACCCTGGCCACCGACAGCCCGGACTTCGCCGTGGGGACGGAGACCTCCCTCACCGTCGAGGCGGTCGTCCGCCCGGAAACCGGCACCACCACGACCGGCGCGGTCGTCGCCAAACGCGCGGTGCTGAACACGGCGGCCTCGCCCGGCTGGGCCCTGACCATCGGCCCGTTCAGAGAGGTCGACCACAATCTGCGGCTGTCACTCGCCGACGGCGACGGCCGAACGGTAGAGCTGTACGCGGACCGGGACCTGGGCGACGGTTCCTTCCACCACGTGGCCGCGGTCGTCGAGCGATTGCCATCTCCCGCTGGAGCGCCCGCGGGCCCGCCACCGGCCCTCACCACACTGCTCCTCGACGGCCACGAGACGGTCAGGCAACGCGTGGCGCAGCTCGGCGCCCTGACCAGTCCGCACCCGCTGATCCTCGGCCAGGGACAGGAATCGGCGCCTGACGGCACCACCGCCCTCGCCCAGTTCACCGGCCTACTGGAGGAGGTGCGCATCTCGCGCACCGCTCGCACATCGTTCGCTCCCGTGACGGGGGAGGATGACGAGCACTACCGGGCGCGCCTGCACCTCTTCCAACGCTGGCTTGTACCCACCAAGGACGGCCTCCAGCATGCCCTCAATGAGACCCTCAAGGAGGCGGGGCCCCTCACTGACGACCCCCGCCTGACCGCGGACCCGGCACCGTTCGAGGTGCGCGAGGCGGAGGGCGGCCCGACGGGCGGCTCGCTGGTACTGCGCGTGCTGCCCGGCCCCCTGCGACGAGGGCAGAGCATCGCCGCCGACGGCGACCGCGGCAGCGACGAGGCCCAGGCAGTCGGGATCGCCGACGAGGAGGGCGACTTCGACGACGCCTGGCTGTGCCGGTACACCGGCGAGGACGAGGCACGTCTCGCGTTCGCCCCGGGCGAGCAGAACCGCCTGATGCAACTCCGTGTGAAGGAAGCGCTGGACATCCTCATGGAGCGCGCCGAGTCGGCCCTGGCGGGCAGGCCGGGCAGACTGCACGTCCTGCGTGCCC
The DNA window shown above is from Streptomyces chartreusis and carries:
- a CDS encoding baseplate J/gp47 family protein — its product is MNDHDTYGVTADGFVVKGIDRIVADQQSRARAMFGDDVDLTSGSPLRKILDAAAVHVHELWQGLESQFYANFGTTAQGAALDLLGTDLGVPRRMLQATGEVELTLSGTPPDQTRVLPPGTVVETEEPPRKSLRLLTPVVLRAGAQPVRAIVRAVERGPDGDLPAARKLRIEPVWARTHLNLGPAHVDVTNPEAITGGELLEPDDVYRARLLGVPRTLWTQDALVTRILDLPGVRDAAVFDPLGGVDPSDGRFGSYRFGQHVFSGSSQTGSPYQFDVVVAVEPGWPWFREEGDIPAVHDVVMDTVRQWRPVSVFPRVKPANQVDVGIRATLVTDAGHNADAIRGQLLAALHEGVDRLRLGRAVLHSDVVLTARSTPGVVDVQNLRLRRKAPVFGGVIHRGAVFGSAQELSVGENLRLAADEVARFAIDSPLIDIQVSNL